The following proteins are co-located in the Amphiprion ocellaris isolate individual 3 ecotype Okinawa chromosome 7, ASM2253959v1, whole genome shotgun sequence genome:
- the cfap45 gene encoding cilia- and flagella-associated protein 45, whose product MSSQRLSSCSTTSRARSFPGRYRTLAPSARVDETLFGVPSPLDRRADPDSRTKNWPQEKKEGETVQIITKDLIRNLRIPRHDPSGEIMILPSAKLERTPMSRGLDKVEREALKQEYQRKKEEELKAAEERKHRIYKADQSHKENQALTELELEARDRAQRLVERANALRMEQEDEIKKLNQLIQGAQCQAIRDAQMQEKKQLEAEMAEEEKRLDIMMEVERRKALETVDKIDELRKQQRIRGMQQIYDQIKQHLEEKQVEDEIKEQEGQQIREKQERMNVEDLEALEKKKLEQQLLQEEIMRINAETMRAKEQRKEEEKLATLRAMEYIKNKQEREAEYEAEQKRIKKDKELEIARLRAQQEKAKDYKAEQDELRARRNQEIADREWRRKEKELAAKKAQEEEMLREARLEQVHSKEHCLSIEAAREKAEFERVLKAQQEAIAKQKELEERQHQKAHRHAQAIRQQMRERELSAIAKRSDIFKEADRLIEEARQRRVRLDEIKKKKLQQLKATGLPEKYVSEVERKAQINKL is encoded by the exons ATG TCCTCACAGAGACTCAGCTcctgctccaccacctccagGGCCAGGTCTTTTCCCGGCCGGTACCGCACGCTGGCCCCCAGCGCCCGGGTGGATGAAACCCTGTTCGGGGTCCCATCACCA CTAGACAGACGTGCAGACCCAGACAGCAGGACAAAGAACTGGCCccaggagaagaaagaaggagagaCTGTTCAGATCATCACCAAAGACCTCATTCGCAACCTCAG GATCCCACGCCACGACCCTTCAGGAGAGATCATGATTCTCCCATCAGCAAAGCTTGAGCGAACCCCAATGTCCCGGGGTCTCGACAAGGTGGAGAGAGAGGCTCTGAAGCAGGAATatcagaggaagaaagaagaggaaCTT AAAGCTGCAGAGGAAAGAAAGCATCGGATTTATAAGGCGGACCAGTCCCATAAGGAGAACCAGGCACTGActgagctggagctggaggccCGGGATCGTGCACAGCGTCTGGTGGAGCGGGCCAATGCCTTGAGGATGGAGCAAGAGGATGAGATCAAAAAGCTCAACCAG CTGATTCAGGGTGCTCAGTGTCAAGCCATACGTGACGCCCAGATGCAGGAGAAGAAACAGCTGGAGGCGGAGAtggcagaggaggagaagcgTTTGGACATCATGATGGAGGTAGAGCGCCGCAAGGCTTTGGAGACTGTGGACAAGATTGATGAGCTCCGCAAACAACAAAGGATCAG AGGAATGCAGCAAATCTATGACCAAATCAAGCAGCATCTGGAAGAGAAGCAAGTGGAAGACGAGATAAAAGAGCAAGAGGGACAGCAGATACGAGAGAAGCAGGAGAGAATGAACGTGGAAGACCTCGAG GCcctggagaagaagaagttggAGCAACAGCTTCTGCAGGAGGAGATCATGCGCATAAATGCTGAGACTATGAGGGCCAAGGagcagaggaaggaggaggagaagctggctACCCTTAGAGCTAtggaatacatcaaaaacaaacag GAGCGGGAAGCAGAATATGAAGCAGAGCAAAAACGAATCAAAAAGGACAAGGAGTTGGAGATAGCCAGGCTGAGGGCCCagcaagaaaaagcaaaagactACAAGGCAGAGCAG GATGAGCTCCGTGCTCGGAGGAACCAAGAAATTGCAGACAGAGaatggaggagaaaagagaaagagctGGCTGCAAAGAAAGCGCAGGAGGAAGAGATGCTGAGGGAGGCTCGCTTGGAACAAGTTCACAGCAAAGAGCACTGCCTGTCCATCGAAGCTGCCCGGGAGAAGGCCGAGTTTGAGAGGGTGCTGAa GGCACAGCAGGAGGCGATAGCCAAACAGAAGGAGCTAGAGGAGAGGCAGCATCAGAAAGCACATCGACATGCACAGGCCATCCGACAGCAGATGAGGGAACGCGAGCTTTCAGCCATAGCAAAGCGCAGCGACATCTTCAAAGAGGCTGACCGGCTCATTGAGGAAGCCCGGCAGAGACGCGTGCGCCTTGATGAgattaaaaagaagaagctTCAGCAGCTTAA GGCTACAGGACTCCCGGAAAAATACGTCAGTGAAGTGGAAAGAAAGGCCCAGATTAACAAACTCTGA